The Janthinobacterium tructae genome contains the following window.
TAATCCTCACCCCGATGCGCAACGCCATCGAGCTGGGCGTGACCGAAGGCGACCTGGAGTCGAATCCCTTCGACAGCATCAAGCTGGGCAAGCTGCTGCCGCGCGACCAGCGCGTCAGCAAGTTCAAGGCCGACCCATTCAATATCGATGAGATGGAACTCATCCTGAAAGCGTGCGAGCGCGATGAAGAGCGCAACATGCTGCAGTTTGCCTTCTGCACCGGCATGCGCCCATCCGAATACATCGCGCTGCAATGGGCGGCCGTAGACGAGCCGCACCACCAGGTCAGCGTGGCCGGCGCATTCGTCGACGGAGAAATGAAGGATCGTGCCAAGACGCTGAGCGGCTTGCGCACGATCGACATGCGCTGCGGCGCACTTGACGCGCTGCAGGCACAGCGTGCCCTAACGGGCGCTGGCGGCGGGACGGTATTCCTGCACCCGCGCAGCGGAAAGCCGTGGCAGGGAGACAAGCCCATCTACAACTGCTGGAAACGCATCATCAAGGCCAGCGGTGTGCGCTTCCGCAATCCCTACCAGACGCGCCACACTTTCGCCTCCAACCTGCTCATGCTCGGCGCGCTGCCGCTGTACGTCGCTACGCAAATGGGCCATGCAGACACGACCATGATCGTGCGTACCTATGGCAAATGGATAGCCGCGGGGCTCGACCATGGACGCAGGGAACGGCTGCTGCGCCTGTATGCACAGACGAACCCGCTGCGGGCAGATGAATTCCCGAAATACAATTAAAAATACCCAACAGACCCTCCCGCCGTATGGCCGCTATCGCCCCATTGCAGACGTAGTAACCGTTCAAAAGCTGAGATCCAACGGTGAAAATAACCGGCTGCCGGAGCCCGCAGAGCGGAGGAAACCATTCAAAATAACTGGCTGCTGGAACGTGGGTTACGCCTTGTATTCACTCCACTCTCCGTTGTCTTGGTTCGCTGCCTGCTCGGCGGCATGCCAGCGACCAAATTCTTCTTTGCCGCCTTCGCTCCAGTGAAGGCGAATGGCACGAATGTCTTTGGTCGACCTGAGGGCGTTACGACCACACGAAGAGCCCGGGTAGTACTCCCTGAAACCCCTCGCAAATACGACCTCTAGAATCCAATGAGCTTGATTGCCTCCGTACCAATGGAGTATGAACCGGCGATTGCCACCGCCGACCACCTTGGCGCCACAAATTTCGTGGGTATGTTCGGAGAGGCACTTGTCGTTATTTAGCTCAATGTCGTTCCACTGTTTCACATACCGCTGATACATGCGGTAGACGGCCTCTTTCTCTTCGTGTTCAGTGAGGACGGTCGCCGTCGTCGTGGTGGTCCAGCGCTTTCCCTCCGATGGGCGGGGGCCAATCCAGTATGTCGGTTTTGCCATGTTGCCTCCAATAAGTTAGGCTAATTTCCGCGCCAACAAGGCCTAATGTAGGGCTGTGCGGCTGGTCGCCAGCGGATTAAATGCTTACCTGCGGTGCGCACCGGCCAGTCCGAACGAGCAACGAGTTGACCGGTC
Protein-coding sequences here:
- a CDS encoding Arm DNA-binding domain-containing protein, translated to MGAKNSGTGIELRKGARSETIRIVFQYQGKRCREPLKLEHTRNNIAFARRLQGAVVNAIERGTFVYEQFFPDSLTIRRQKQAQADAQAAAAAKVRPPVLMGDLLRDYLQIAKRNLELSTYNCYQQVAKNHLLPQWEDKPAAELTTRDLRKWIMSLNGKSKTIQLILTPMRNAIELGVTEGDLESNPFDSIKLGKLLPRDQRVSKFKADPFNIDEMELILKACERDEERNMLQFAFCTGMRPSEYIALQWAAVDEPHHQVSVAGAFVDGEMKDRAKTLSGLRTIDMRCGALDALQAQRALTGAGGGTVFLHPRSGKPWQGDKPIYNCWKRIIKASGVRFRNPYQTRHTFASNLLMLGALPLYVATQMGHADTTMIVRTYGKWIAAGLDHGRRERLLRLYAQTNPLRADEFPKYN